The Hyphomonas sediminis genome contains the following window.
GCGGCGGCGCCCATCAGAAGGCCTCGGCGCGTCATTGGCTGGCCTCAGCGAAAGCGGCGGCAACAACGGCAGCGGTCGAGACCTGCAGGCCCTCCATGGCGGCAAGACCCGTCAGCACACGGGCGAGCGCCTCGATCCGGAAGGGCAGGCCCGTGATGTAAGGCGTGAGCGTGAAGCCGAAGCATTGCGCGCCGCGCTCTGGGTGTTCCGCAACGGTTTGCGCGGCGGCCTCCAGGATCTGGTCTGCCCATTCGTCCTCGCTCTGGGAGCGAGTGGACAGAATGAGGAAGTCTGAGAGCTCATAATGGTTAGGCAGGCAGGTCAGCTCGCCTGCGCTGGTCCGCATCGGGAGGGGGCGCTGGTCGCTCTCCCAATCGAGGCAGATCGAGAAGCCCGCTTCGCGGACCAGGTCCGGCGTCTTGAAGGATTCGTTGCGGGCCGGGCTCATCCAGGTGACGGCATCGGGAAGAGCGGCGCGGGTTTCGGCAACAAGCGCGCGTTCTTCTTCTTCGCTGAGGCCGGCATGGTGGATATGGGCGGTAGAAACGCCATGCGCCGCGATTTCGTGACCGCCAGCGCGAATGCGCTCGATCAGCGGGGCATAGCGCCGGGCGATCTCTGCGTTAACCGCAAAGGTGGCTTTCAGGCCAGCAGCTTCCAGTTCCTTCAGTAGGCGGAAGACGCCGACGCGGTTGCCATAGTCGCGTGTCGTATAGTGGCGCAGGTCCGGATAAGGCGTGACCATGGCGCCGGGATGCTTGAAGGGCTTCGCGGGCGGGTCCAGCGGGAAAAATTCCAGCGGGATGGTGATGAAGGCCATCGCCTTGGCGCCGGATTTCAGCTGGACAGGCGGGCGCCGGTC
Protein-coding sequences here:
- a CDS encoding polysaccharide deacetylase family protein, with the translated sequence MPQPAEFLVYPHRAYGMDQDRYDWQPADRRPPVQLKSGAKAMAFITIPLEFFPLDPPAKPFKHPGAMVTPYPDLRHYTTRDYGNRVGVFRLLKELEAAGLKATFAVNAEIARRYAPLIERIRAGGHEIAAHGVSTAHIHHAGLSEEEERALVAETRAALPDAVTWMSPARNESFKTPDLVREAGFSICLDWESDQRPLPMRTSAGELTCLPNHYELSDFLILSTRSQSEDEWADQILEAAAQTVAEHPERGAQCFGFTLTPYITGLPFRIEALARVLTGLAAMEGLQVSTAAVVAAAFAEASQ